The following are encoded together in the Microbacterium hatanonis genome:
- the thiL gene encoding thiamine-phosphate kinase, with protein sequence MQEQTVGDLSEGAILRRILDRLPTSRAIVGPGDDAAVLDAVDGRVVATTDTLVHGPDFRLAWSSPFDLGWKAAAVNLSDVAAMGARPTALLVALAMPDDLPVSFVDGLAAGLAAACAELSPGCAVEGGDLTVSDTLTIAVTALGSLDGREPVRRSGAALGDTVAVVGDLGVAALGLSVLFRRFVDAAGSPVAIDPSGWAGLTAAEALGLQRQLAPRPPIASGAIAAIAGATAMMDVSDGLVLDARRMADASGVTIDIVRALLGADPDAALGGGEDHALLATFPPGAALPEGFRAIGEVRARVAAAVTVDGVPYEKPGGWDPYRDWDAGRG encoded by the coding sequence GTGCAGGAGCAGACCGTGGGCGACCTCAGCGAAGGGGCGATCCTCCGCCGCATCCTCGACCGCCTTCCCACGAGCCGGGCGATCGTCGGGCCGGGTGACGACGCGGCCGTGCTCGACGCGGTCGACGGGCGGGTCGTCGCGACGACCGACACCCTTGTGCACGGCCCGGACTTCCGGCTGGCGTGGTCGAGCCCGTTCGACCTGGGGTGGAAGGCCGCGGCGGTGAACCTGTCCGACGTCGCCGCGATGGGCGCGCGCCCCACCGCGCTGCTCGTGGCCCTCGCGATGCCCGACGACCTCCCCGTGTCGTTCGTCGACGGACTCGCCGCGGGTCTCGCCGCCGCGTGCGCGGAGCTCTCCCCGGGGTGCGCGGTGGAGGGCGGCGACCTCACGGTCTCCGACACGCTCACGATCGCCGTCACCGCTCTGGGATCGCTCGATGGCCGGGAGCCCGTTCGTCGCTCGGGTGCCGCGCTCGGCGACACCGTCGCCGTCGTGGGCGACCTCGGCGTCGCGGCCCTGGGCCTCTCCGTGCTGTTCCGCCGCTTCGTCGACGCCGCGGGGTCGCCGGTCGCGATCGATCCCAGCGGGTGGGCGGGGCTCACCGCAGCCGAGGCCCTCGGGTTGCAGCGGCAGCTGGCGCCGCGTCCTCCGATCGCCTCCGGAGCCATCGCCGCGATCGCGGGCGCGACGGCGATGATGGACGTCTCGGACGGACTGGTCCTCGACGCGCGTCGGATGGCCGATGCGTCCGGGGTCACCATCGACATCGTCCGCGCGCTGCTCGGCGCAGACCCCGATGCGGCGCTCGGAGGCGGCGAAGACCACGCGCTCCTCGCGACCTTCCCCCCGGGCGCAGCGCTGCCGGAGGGGTTCCGTGCGATCGGCGAGGTGCGCGCGCGCGTCGCTGCGGCGGTGACGGTGGACGGCGTCCCGTACGAGAAGCCCGGCGGGTGGGACCCCTACAGGGACTGGGACGCGGGAAGAGGCTGA
- the leuD gene encoding 3-isopropylmalate dehydratase small subunit, whose translation MDAFTTHTGIVAPLKRSAVDTDQIIPAVYLKRVTKTGFEDALFSSWRQDPEFVLNQPAFAGASILVAGPDFGTGSSREHAVWALRDYGFQVVLSSRFADIFRGNSGKQGLVAGVVTEEDIERIWAAVDAQPGIEMTVDLRERRASIGDLQVAFDIDDYTRWRLLEGLDDIGLTLRNEDKIAQFEARREAWRPRTLPVP comes from the coding sequence ATGGATGCTTTCACCACGCACACGGGAATCGTCGCGCCGCTGAAGCGATCGGCCGTCGACACCGACCAGATCATCCCCGCCGTCTACCTGAAGCGCGTCACCAAGACCGGCTTCGAAGACGCCCTGTTCTCGAGCTGGCGCCAGGATCCGGAGTTCGTCCTCAACCAGCCCGCCTTCGCCGGCGCGTCGATCCTCGTCGCCGGCCCCGATTTCGGCACCGGGTCGAGCCGCGAGCACGCGGTCTGGGCCTTGCGCGACTACGGCTTCCAGGTCGTGCTGAGTTCGCGTTTCGCCGACATCTTCCGTGGCAACTCCGGCAAGCAGGGCCTCGTCGCCGGCGTCGTGACCGAAGAAGACATCGAGCGCATCTGGGCCGCCGTCGATGCTCAGCCGGGCATCGAGATGACCGTGGATCTGCGTGAGCGGCGCGCGAGCATCGGCGACCTCCAGGTCGCCTTCGACATCGACGATTACACTAGGTGGCGGCTTCTCGAAGGGCTCGATGACATCGGGCTCACCCTGCGCAACGAAGACAAGATCGCGCAGTTCGAGGCTCGCCGCGAGGCATGGCGGCCGCGGACACTTCCTGTTCCGTAA
- a CDS encoding D-alanine--D-alanine ligase family protein: MVRTAVAVLFGGRSSEHSISSATAGGVLRAIDRDRYRVFPVGITRDGVFVLEDDDPDKFALDAHALPEVVDNGTRVFWPHAGERTLVVRRADGTEEELGEIDVVLPILHGTHGEDGTVQGFFDTLGIPYAGGAVLDSALCMDKHFMKIVLRDSGIAVSPWITVRRGEWTGDVAAIAARAGELTFPWFVKPARAGSSVGVSKVHDLGELAEALDLAFAEDDKVLVEQGIAGREIEVGVLGARAGGEPRVSLPGEIVLTSREFYDFEGKYLGGDGVDVVCPAAMSDAETAAVQDAALRAFAAVEGRGLARVDFFLGEDGPIVNELNTMPGFTPISMFPKCWIASGLSYEALITDLIEQALERA, from the coding sequence ATGGTTCGGACAGCGGTAGCGGTGCTCTTTGGCGGTCGATCCAGCGAGCACTCGATCAGCTCCGCCACGGCGGGCGGGGTCCTTCGGGCGATTGATCGCGACCGCTACCGGGTGTTCCCCGTAGGTATCACCCGTGACGGCGTCTTCGTTCTCGAGGACGACGACCCCGACAAGTTCGCGCTCGACGCGCACGCTCTGCCGGAGGTCGTCGACAACGGCACCCGCGTCTTCTGGCCGCATGCGGGGGAGCGCACTCTCGTCGTCCGCCGAGCCGACGGCACCGAGGAGGAGCTGGGCGAGATCGACGTCGTGCTGCCGATCCTGCACGGCACGCACGGGGAGGACGGCACCGTTCAGGGCTTCTTCGACACCCTCGGCATCCCGTACGCCGGGGGAGCGGTGCTCGATTCCGCACTCTGCATGGACAAGCACTTCATGAAGATCGTGCTCCGCGATTCGGGCATCGCGGTCTCGCCGTGGATCACGGTGCGGCGGGGAGAGTGGACCGGCGACGTCGCCGCGATCGCCGCGCGCGCGGGCGAGCTCACCTTCCCCTGGTTCGTGAAGCCCGCTCGCGCGGGCTCATCGGTGGGGGTGTCGAAGGTGCACGACCTCGGCGAGCTCGCCGAGGCCCTCGACCTCGCATTCGCGGAGGACGACAAGGTGCTGGTGGAGCAGGGCATCGCCGGGCGCGAGATCGAGGTCGGCGTGCTGGGAGCCCGCGCGGGCGGCGAGCCGCGCGTGTCGCTCCCGGGCGAGATCGTGCTCACGAGCCGCGAGTTCTACGACTTCGAGGGCAAGTACCTCGGCGGCGACGGCGTCGACGTCGTCTGCCCCGCCGCCATGAGCGACGCGGAGACGGCGGCGGTGCAGGATGCTGCGCTGCGCGCCTTCGCGGCCGTGGAGGGTCGCGGACTCGCACGCGTCGACTTCTTCCTCGGTGAGGACGGACCCATCGTCAACGAGCTGAACACGATGCCGGGTTTCACACCGATCTCGATGTTCCCGAAGTGCTGGATCGCGTCGGGCCTGTCGTACGAGGCGCTCATCACCGACCTCATCGAACAGGCACTCGAGCGCGCGTGA
- a CDS encoding GlsB/YeaQ/YmgE family stress response membrane protein, which yields MGFLGFLLLGLIAGAIAKLILPGKQGGGWLVTLLLGVVGALLGGWIGSAIFGVGVDSFFEISSWLLAIGGSIIVLLIYGLIVGRRKA from the coding sequence ATGGGCTTCCTCGGATTCCTCCTCCTCGGCCTCATCGCCGGCGCCATCGCCAAACTGATCCTCCCCGGCAAGCAGGGTGGCGGCTGGCTCGTCACGCTGCTCCTCGGCGTCGTGGGCGCGCTCCTCGGCGGATGGATCGGCAGCGCCATCTTCGGTGTCGGTGTCGACAGCTTCTTCGAGATCAGCAGCTGGCTGCTGGCTATCGGCGGTTCGATCATCGTTCTGCTGATCTACGGCCTCATCGTGGGACGCCGCAAGGCCTGA
- a CDS encoding NAD(P)H-dependent glycerol-3-phosphate dehydrogenase has translation MSRRSDAALPRVAVVGAGSWGTTFGKILADGGAHVTMWARRAEIAQEINEAKRNSQYLSGINLPREMSASVHLAEAVDGATQIYLSVPSQALRENLKALRPLVDATDVPIVSLMKGVEKRTGLRMSEVIAQELQCDPERIAVASGPNLALEIAREQPTAAVISSVSRETAEAVARRARNRYFRSFVNTDVIGTEFGGVLKNLIAVAIGIVDGVGYGENTKASIITRGLVEMTDFAVAQGAQPETLQGLAGLGDLIATCQSPLSRNNTAGRLLGQGYSLQDVVKQMEQTAEGLSSVTPVLELARKAGVEMPIVAQVKRVLDGTMNPRDIAPHLTTDDDTPKGERTQNGSDSGSGALWRSIQRALDQLRHGGRGPSGD, from the coding sequence TTGAGTCGTAGATCGGATGCTGCACTCCCGCGCGTCGCCGTCGTCGGAGCCGGGAGCTGGGGCACGACCTTCGGCAAGATCCTCGCGGACGGCGGAGCGCACGTCACCATGTGGGCGCGCCGTGCCGAGATCGCGCAGGAGATCAACGAGGCCAAGCGCAACAGTCAGTACCTGTCGGGCATCAACCTCCCCCGGGAGATGTCGGCGAGCGTCCATCTCGCGGAGGCCGTCGACGGGGCGACGCAGATCTATCTGTCGGTGCCGAGCCAGGCGCTGCGCGAGAATCTGAAGGCGCTCCGGCCGCTCGTCGACGCGACAGACGTGCCGATCGTCTCGCTCATGAAGGGCGTCGAGAAGCGCACCGGCCTGAGGATGAGCGAGGTGATCGCTCAGGAGCTGCAGTGCGACCCGGAGCGCATCGCCGTGGCGTCCGGCCCCAATCTCGCCCTGGAGATCGCGCGCGAGCAGCCCACCGCCGCCGTCATCTCCTCGGTCAGCCGGGAGACCGCCGAGGCGGTCGCGCGGCGCGCCCGGAACCGGTACTTCCGGTCGTTCGTGAACACCGACGTCATCGGCACGGAGTTCGGCGGCGTGCTGAAGAACCTCATCGCGGTCGCGATCGGCATCGTCGACGGGGTCGGGTACGGGGAGAATACGAAGGCCTCGATCATCACGCGCGGGTTGGTCGAGATGACCGATTTCGCCGTCGCGCAGGGCGCTCAGCCCGAGACCCTGCAGGGTCTCGCGGGCCTCGGCGACCTCATCGCGACCTGCCAGTCGCCGCTCAGCCGGAACAACACGGCAGGGCGGCTGCTGGGCCAGGGGTACAGCCTGCAGGACGTGGTGAAGCAGATGGAGCAGACCGCCGAGGGGCTGTCGTCGGTGACGCCCGTGCTCGAACTCGCCCGCAAGGCGGGGGTCGAGATGCCCATCGTGGCCCAGGTGAAGCGCGTGCTGGACGGCACGATGAACCCGCGCGACATCGCGCCACATTTGACGACCGACGACGATACGCCGAAGGGCGAGAGGACGCAGAATGGTTCGGACAGCGGTAGCGGTGCTCTTTGGCGGTCGATCCAGCGAGCACTCGATCAGCTCCGCCACGGCGGGCGGGGTCCTTCGGGCGATTGA
- a CDS encoding lysophospholipid acyltransferase family protein, translated as MASGRRAASREKSRPSVFWPLAAVVVPLTGIFAKIEIEDGDKLPREGAFVLAPNHYSNFDPLIVAVVVWRLGRAPSFMAKESLFRVPVLGAALRATGMVPVSRSSSASAARDTIRGSEQLVEHGRGVIVYPEGTLTRDPDLWPMRGKTGAVRLSIAGDIPLVPMAHWGVQDIMPRYGKIRLWPLRRRVRVVFGDPILPSEHGADVSRPSTLVAATDVLMDRISGLLARLRGATPPEQRWNPSAHGQTETGRLES; from the coding sequence ATGGCGTCCGGTCGCCGCGCCGCGTCGCGCGAGAAGTCCCGTCCGAGCGTCTTCTGGCCGCTCGCGGCCGTCGTCGTCCCCCTCACCGGCATCTTCGCCAAGATCGAGATCGAGGACGGCGACAAGCTGCCGCGCGAGGGAGCCTTCGTGCTCGCCCCGAACCACTACTCGAACTTCGACCCGCTGATCGTCGCCGTCGTGGTGTGGCGGCTGGGCCGCGCCCCGAGCTTCATGGCGAAAGAGAGCCTCTTCCGCGTGCCCGTCCTGGGTGCGGCACTCCGCGCGACCGGGATGGTGCCGGTCTCGCGCAGCTCGTCGGCGTCCGCCGCCCGCGACACGATCCGCGGCTCGGAGCAGCTCGTCGAGCACGGACGCGGTGTCATCGTCTACCCCGAGGGGACCCTCACGCGCGACCCCGACCTGTGGCCGATGCGGGGGAAGACCGGTGCCGTCCGGCTGTCGATCGCCGGTGACATCCCCCTGGTGCCGATGGCGCACTGGGGTGTGCAGGACATCATGCCGCGCTACGGCAAGATCAGGCTCTGGCCGCTCCGTCGACGAGTGCGCGTGGTGTTCGGCGACCCGATCCTGCCTTCCGAACACGGCGCCGATGTGTCGCGCCCGTCGACGCTCGTCGCGGCCACCGACGTGCTGATGGACCGGATCTCCGGGCTCCTGGCGCGCCTGCGCGGCGCCACCCCGCCCGAGCAGCGCTGGAACCCGTCGGCGCACGGCCAGACCGAGACGGGCCGCCTTGAGTCGTAG
- the leuC gene encoding 3-isopropylmalate dehydratase large subunit: protein MSTASFDDIVVPDRPRTLAEKVWDDHLVVKGENGEPDLIYIDLHLVHEVTSPQAFDGLRTEGRPVRRLDLTIATEDHNTPTLDIDKPIADLTSRTQIETLRRNAAEFGVRIHSLGDAEQGIVHVVGPQLGLTMPGVTVVCGDSHTSTHGAFGAMAFGIGTSEVEHVLATQTLPLKPFKTMAITVEGELKPGVTAKDIILAVIAKIGTNGGQGYVLEFRGSAIRALSMEGRMTMCNMSIEAGARAGMVAPDDITFEYVRGRDHAPTGQDWDDAVAYWRTLPSDEGAVYDAEVFLDANELEPFVTWGTNPGQGVSLSDVVPTPSQYTDANERAAAERAIEYMDLTPGMPLKEVAVDAVFMGSCTNSRIEDLRAFASVIEGRTKADGVRVMVVPGSARVRLEAEAEGLDKIFIDFGAEWRFAGCSMCLGMNPDQLAPGERCASTSNRNFEGRQGKGGRTHLVSPLVAAATAVRGTLSSPSDLAPLSGESTTQNQGTEVEV from the coding sequence ATGAGCACAGCATCCTTCGACGACATCGTCGTGCCCGATCGTCCGCGCACCCTGGCCGAGAAGGTCTGGGACGACCACTTGGTGGTCAAAGGCGAGAACGGCGAGCCCGATCTCATCTACATCGACCTCCACCTGGTGCACGAGGTGACCAGCCCGCAGGCCTTCGACGGCCTGCGCACGGAAGGCCGACCGGTCCGCCGTCTCGATCTGACGATCGCGACCGAGGACCACAACACCCCGACGCTCGACATCGACAAGCCGATCGCCGACCTGACGAGTCGCACCCAGATCGAGACCCTGCGGCGCAACGCCGCCGAGTTCGGCGTGCGCATCCACTCGCTCGGCGACGCCGAGCAGGGGATCGTCCACGTCGTCGGCCCGCAGCTCGGACTGACCATGCCGGGCGTGACGGTCGTCTGCGGCGACTCTCACACGTCGACCCACGGTGCGTTCGGCGCGATGGCCTTCGGCATCGGCACGAGCGAGGTCGAGCACGTGCTCGCGACGCAGACGCTGCCGCTGAAGCCGTTCAAGACGATGGCCATCACGGTGGAGGGCGAACTCAAGCCCGGAGTCACCGCGAAAGACATCATCCTCGCGGTCATCGCCAAGATCGGCACGAACGGCGGACAGGGCTACGTGCTCGAGTTCCGCGGCAGCGCGATCCGCGCCCTCTCGATGGAGGGGCGCATGACGATGTGCAACATGTCGATCGAGGCGGGTGCCCGCGCCGGAATGGTCGCGCCCGACGACATCACGTTCGAGTACGTGCGCGGGCGTGACCACGCGCCCACGGGGCAGGACTGGGACGACGCGGTGGCCTACTGGCGCACGCTGCCGAGCGACGAGGGCGCGGTCTACGACGCCGAGGTGTTCCTCGACGCCAACGAGCTCGAGCCCTTCGTGACCTGGGGCACGAACCCCGGCCAGGGGGTCTCGCTCAGCGATGTCGTGCCGACCCCGTCGCAGTACACCGACGCGAACGAACGAGCAGCGGCAGAGCGCGCGATCGAGTACATGGACCTGACGCCGGGCATGCCGCTCAAGGAGGTCGCGGTCGACGCGGTCTTCATGGGCTCCTGCACCAACAGCCGCATCGAAGATCTCCGCGCTTTCGCATCGGTGATCGAGGGCCGGACGAAGGCCGACGGCGTTCGGGTCATGGTTGTTCCCGGCTCCGCCCGCGTCCGTCTCGAAGCCGAGGCCGAGGGGCTCGACAAGATCTTCATCGACTTCGGGGCCGAGTGGCGGTTCGCCGGTTGCTCGATGTGCCTGGGCATGAACCCCGATCAGCTCGCACCCGGTGAGCGTTGCGCATCCACATCGAACCGCAACTTCGAAGGGCGCCAGGGCAAGGGCGGGCGGACGCACCTCGTCTCGCCGCTGGTCGCGGCGGCGACAGCCGTGCGCGGGACGCTGTCCAGCCCGAGCGATCTCGCTCCGCTCTCCGGCGAGTCGACTACGCAGAACCAGGGAACGGAGGTGGAGGTCTGA
- a CDS encoding O-acetylhomoserine aminocarboxypropyltransferase/cysteine synthase family protein, which produces MTESTGFTTRQVHIADETVSAEPRALPIYLTAGFRFTDVEHSADHFGTGAGFGYSRTGNPTVDAVERRLASLEGGDQAILVASGQAAVVCALLSLLSSGDHLVAATQIYEGTRGAIIHNLERLGIETTFVDATSIDEWRAAIRPNTKAFFAESLSNARNDVLDVAAVSGIGDERGIPLIVDSTFTTPYLLRPIEHGAAVVVHSASKFLAGQGSVLGGVIVDDGRFDAAKSGHLYPHLTTADRLGGPSYAEKYGRRARGQYIRESVVPRLGPTPSPLNAFFIGQGIETLSLRVERQSANALAVAEWLAARPEVVGVDYVGLPSHPHHALAERYLPRGSGSVFTFTLAGGKAAASHIAESVEIITHMTHLGDVRSLILHPASTSHAGRTEAEREEAGVFPGTLRVSIGIEDVDDLLRDLGRAFDSLPASTPQREVVVL; this is translated from the coding sequence ATGACCGAGTCGACCGGATTCACCACGCGCCAGGTGCACATCGCAGACGAGACGGTATCGGCGGAGCCTCGCGCTCTCCCCATCTATCTGACCGCCGGTTTCCGATTCACCGACGTCGAGCACTCCGCCGACCACTTCGGCACGGGGGCCGGCTTCGGCTACTCGCGCACCGGCAACCCCACGGTCGACGCCGTGGAGCGCCGCCTGGCATCGCTCGAGGGCGGCGACCAGGCCATCCTCGTCGCCAGCGGGCAGGCCGCCGTCGTCTGCGCTCTGCTGTCCCTGCTGAGCTCCGGAGATCACCTCGTCGCCGCGACGCAGATCTACGAAGGCACGCGCGGCGCGATCATCCACAACCTCGAGCGTCTCGGCATCGAGACGACCTTCGTCGACGCGACCTCGATCGACGAGTGGCGGGCCGCGATCAGGCCGAACACGAAGGCGTTCTTCGCCGAATCGCTCTCCAATGCGCGCAACGATGTGCTCGACGTCGCGGCGGTGTCGGGCATCGGCGATGAGCGGGGAATCCCGCTGATCGTCGACAGCACCTTCACCACCCCGTACCTCCTCCGTCCGATCGAGCACGGAGCGGCCGTCGTCGTCCACTCGGCGAGCAAGTTCCTCGCCGGTCAGGGGTCGGTCCTCGGCGGTGTGATCGTCGACGACGGTCGGTTCGACGCGGCGAAGTCCGGTCACCTCTACCCCCACCTGACCACGGCAGACCGGCTCGGCGGCCCGAGCTACGCCGAGAAGTACGGCCGGCGCGCGCGCGGGCAGTACATCCGCGAGAGCGTCGTGCCGCGCCTCGGTCCCACGCCCTCGCCGCTCAATGCCTTCTTCATCGGGCAGGGCATCGAGACCCTCAGCCTGCGCGTCGAGCGCCAGAGCGCGAACGCCCTCGCCGTGGCGGAATGGCTCGCCGCCCGACCGGAGGTCGTCGGAGTGGACTACGTCGGTCTGCCGTCGCATCCGCATCACGCGCTCGCCGAGCGCTACCTGCCCCGCGGCAGCGGATCGGTGTTCACCTTCACCCTCGCCGGCGGCAAGGCGGCGGCCAGCCACATCGCCGAGTCCGTCGAGATCATCACGCACATGACGCATCTCGGCGACGTGCGATCGCTGATCCTGCACCCGGCCAGCACGAGTCACGCGGGGCGCACGGAGGCCGAGCGCGAGGAGGCCGGCGTCTTCCCCGGCACGCTCCGCGTCTCAATCGGGATCGAGGACGTCGACGACCTGCTGCGCGACCTGGGGCGGGCATTCGACAGCCTGCCGGCCTCGACGCCGCAGCGCGAGGTGGTCGTGCTGTGA
- a CDS encoding DUF3515 family protein, with protein sequence MIRLPRLLAAGVVLAAVAGLSACAGTVSMDAAPNANDPACADVSVRLPQTIAGETRRWTDAQATGAWGDPSAILLTCGVAVPGPSTLSCQNVEGVDWLVDETDAPFYRFTTFGRTPAVEVYLDFDVVGSADTLRAVSPMLARQLVETGSVCTDRPGTDG encoded by the coding sequence GTGATCCGCCTGCCCCGTCTCCTCGCCGCGGGCGTGGTGCTCGCGGCCGTCGCCGGACTCTCGGCGTGCGCCGGCACCGTCTCGATGGACGCCGCGCCGAATGCGAACGACCCCGCGTGCGCCGACGTGTCGGTGAGGCTCCCCCAGACCATCGCCGGCGAGACCCGCCGCTGGACCGACGCTCAGGCGACCGGAGCGTGGGGCGATCCCTCGGCGATCCTCCTCACGTGCGGTGTCGCCGTCCCCGGGCCGTCCACACTCTCGTGCCAGAACGTCGAGGGCGTCGACTGGCTCGTCGACGAGACCGACGCGCCGTTCTACCGTTTCACGACGTTCGGGCGCACGCCCGCCGTCGAGGTCTACCTCGACTTCGACGTCGTGGGCAGCGCGGACACCCTCCGTGCCGTCTCGCCGATGCTCGCGCGTCAGTTGGTCGAGACCGGCAGCGTCTGCACCGACCGGCCGGGCACCGACGGCTGA
- the murA gene encoding UDP-N-acetylglucosamine 1-carboxyvinyltransferase → MSSVVTGAVAPASSSEEGETLRIRGGRPLTGRVEVKGAKNLATKAMVAVLLGNSTSILRDVPDISDVGVVRSLLEVHGVHVTDGENPGELVFDPSGAVSANFEQIDAYAGASRIPILFCGPLLHLLGEALIPDLGGCRIGDRPINFHMDALRAFGAVVDKTYEGIRITAPDGLHGAQIELPYPSVGATEQVLLTAVRARGVTELRNAAIEPEIMDLIAVLQKMGAIISYEPNRVILIEGVDELRGYDHRCIFDRNEAASWAAAALATDGDIFVGGARQQEMLTFLNVFRKVGGEFDVHEDGIRFFRGGELRPVVVETDVHPGFMTDWQQPLVVALTQANGVSTVHETVYENRLGFTRALVQMGADIVVHSNGIADPARRVPRRALEQAAVITGPTPLRGADVVVPDLRGGYSYLIAALAAEGESVVRNVGILRRGYEKLFAKLDTLGADFDVIG, encoded by the coding sequence ATGAGTTCAGTCGTCACGGGCGCTGTCGCGCCGGCATCTTCTTCCGAAGAGGGCGAGACGCTTCGCATCCGCGGCGGCAGGCCGCTCACCGGGCGCGTGGAGGTCAAGGGGGCGAAGAACCTCGCGACGAAGGCCATGGTCGCCGTGCTGCTCGGCAACTCGACGAGCATCCTGCGCGACGTTCCCGACATCAGCGACGTCGGGGTGGTCCGCTCGCTCCTCGAGGTGCACGGAGTCCACGTCACGGACGGCGAGAACCCCGGCGAACTCGTCTTCGATCCGAGCGGGGCCGTGTCGGCGAACTTCGAGCAGATCGACGCGTACGCGGGGGCCTCCCGCATCCCGATCCTGTTCTGCGGACCGCTCCTGCACCTCCTGGGCGAGGCGCTCATCCCCGACCTCGGCGGCTGCCGCATCGGCGATCGCCCGATCAACTTCCACATGGACGCTCTGCGGGCGTTCGGCGCGGTCGTCGACAAGACCTACGAGGGCATCCGCATCACCGCCCCCGACGGCCTCCACGGCGCGCAGATCGAGCTGCCGTACCCGAGCGTCGGCGCGACCGAGCAGGTGCTGCTGACCGCCGTTCGGGCGAGGGGCGTCACCGAGCTTCGCAACGCCGCCATCGAGCCCGAGATCATGGACCTGATCGCCGTGCTGCAGAAGATGGGCGCGATCATCTCCTACGAGCCCAACCGCGTCATCCTCATCGAGGGCGTCGACGAGCTCCGCGGCTACGACCACCGGTGCATCTTCGATCGCAACGAGGCCGCTTCGTGGGCCGCCGCGGCGCTGGCGACCGACGGCGACATCTTCGTCGGTGGCGCCCGCCAGCAGGAGATGCTCACGTTCCTCAACGTCTTCCGCAAGGTCGGCGGCGAGTTCGACGTGCACGAGGACGGCATCCGCTTCTTCCGCGGCGGCGAACTGCGTCCGGTCGTCGTCGAGACCGATGTGCACCCCGGCTTCATGACCGATTGGCAGCAGCCCCTCGTCGTCGCGCTGACCCAGGCGAACGGCGTATCGACCGTCCACGAGACGGTGTACGAGAACAGGCTCGGCTTCACCCGGGCGCTGGTGCAGATGGGCGCCGACATCGTCGTCCACTCGAACGGGATCGCCGATCCCGCGCGCAGGGTCCCGCGACGGGCGCTCGAGCAGGCCGCCGTCATCACCGGTCCCACCCCCCTCCGCGGTGCCGACGTCGTCGTCCCCGACCTGAGGGGCGGCTACAGCTACCTCATCGCGGCTCTCGCGGCCGAGGGGGAGTCGGTGGTGCGCAACGTGGGGATCCTGCGTCGCGGGTACGAGAAGCTCTTCGCCAAGCTCGACACGCTCGGCGCCGACTTCGACGTCATCGGATAG